The sequence CAGATCGCGGAGGCGATGCGCCTTGTTCGCGAAAGTGGCGCGCGGCGGGTCGCGGTCCTCGGCCTCGCCTTCAAGCCGGGCACTGATGACCTGCGCGAGAGCCCGACGCTGGAGCTGATCGCTGCCCTGCGCGATGCGGGCATCGAGGTCAGCGCCCATGACCCCGCCGTCACCGCGCAGACCAATATCGAAGGCCAGCTCAGCTACGTGAAGCACGGCGCGCCGGGTCTCGCCGCACTGGCCACGGATCTCGCTGACCTCATTGCAAATGACGCTGTCGCCGCTTGCCTCGGGGCGGAGGCGGTCATCGTCACTCAGAAGAACGACACCTACGCCGCGCTCGCAAAGGCCGCGCTGGATGAAGGCACGCCCGTCGTCGACGTGGTGCGCGCCTTCGACAGGCTGCCC is a genomic window of Pseudomonadota bacterium containing:
- a CDS encoding UDP binding domain-containing protein produces the protein YYLKPGFAYGGSCLPKEVRAVAHIAASAGVSLPLIEQLEASNRAQIAEAMRLVRESGARRVAVLGLAFKPGTDDLRESPTLELIAALRDAGIEVSAHDPAVTAQTNIEGQLSYVKHGAPGLAALATDLADLIANDAVAACLGAEAVIVTQKNDTYAALAKAALDEGTPVVDVVRAFDRLP